GGAATCAAGCGGCGAATCGCCCTCCGAATCCTGGGCGGTGGGAGTTAAAAGCATCCACAAGCTGCTTCTGGAACTCCTGGCAAAGCGCGGGGTAAAACCGATAGAAGAGTTGGACAAGTTCGATCCGCATATACATCAAGCAATTGGCACCGTGGACAGTCCCGACTTGCCGGAGGGCGCCATCGCCAAAGTGCTTCTGCGGGGATTTCTTGTAAAGGGTAAAGTGTTAAGATGCGCCGAGGTGGTGGTGGTTCGCCGCAAAGGCGTCGGCAGTTAATACCCCCGGACCGCCGGGGAAACCGATTGTGGAGCAGGTGACATGGGGAACATCGTAGGCATTGATCTGGGCACGACAAACTCGCTGATCGCGACCATCTGGAACGGCGAGCCGACGCTGATACCGAACGAGCGCGGCAGTTACATCACGCCGTCCGTAGTCGGATTCACCGAAACCGGCGAACTGCTGGTTGGCGAGCCGGCCAAAAACCAGCTCGTCGCCAATCCGGAGCGTACGGTCGCTTCCATCAAGCGCTTGATGGGGAGCGAGCGCAGGATCACAATCGGCGACAAAGACTTTTCGCCCCAGGAAATCAGCGCGGTAATCCTGAAAAAGCTCAAGCTCGACGCTGAAACCTTTCTGGGCTCACAGGTGGAGGAAGCGGTTATAACGGTTCCCGCATACTTCACCGACGCGCAGCGTCAGGCGACCAAGGACGCCGGCGAAATAGCCGGCTTCAAAGTGGAACGCATCATAAACGAGCCTACGGCCGCCGCGCTGGCGTATGGTTTCGACAAAGTCGAGGCGAAAACGATTCTCGTCTACGACCTCGGAGGCGGCACTCTCGATGTCTCCATAATCAAACTGTTCGAGGGCGCGTTCAAGGTGCTGGCCACGGCCGGCATCAACACGTTGGGCGGCGACGACTTCGATTACCGCATCGTAGAGTACCTGATCGAGCAATTCAAGCAAAAAGAAAAGGTGGATATCAACACGATTCCCGATCTCGCCCAACAGCGCTCGATCAAGCAGAGGTTGAAGGAAGCGGCGGAACTTGCGAAGATAGACCTCTCCAGTCTGCTTGAAACGAACATAAACCTTCCGTTCCTTTATACGGGCGGAGTGGAGCCGCTGCACCTGAACGAAAATCTTACGCGGGCGAAGTTGGAAGAGCTTACGGCCGACCTTATAAACCGCACGACGCAGCCCATCGAAAGCTCGATGGCGGACGCAAAGCTGACGGTTGACGATATTGATGCCGTAATTCTTGTCGGCGGCCAAACCCGCATGCCGGCCATCCAGCGCCTGGTCAAGCAGGTTATGGGCAAAGATCCGCTGCGCGACATCAATCCGGAGGAATGCGTCGCGACTGGCGCCGCGATCCAGGCGGGCATCAAACGCGGCCATCTGCAAGACCTTGTGGTGGTGGACGTGGCACCGTTCACCCTCGGCATCGAAGTCGAAGGCGGCCGCTTCAGCGAAATCATCCCGCGCAATACAAGCGTTCCGTGCAATCGCAAAAGAATTTACGTAACTACAGTGGACAACCAGACCGAAGCGCATATCCACGTGCTTCAGGGCGAAAGCCCCATGGCCGCGGAGAACACGAGCTTGGGCGAGTTCATCCTGACCGGCATCACCCCCGCGCCTAAAGGCGAATCGCTTGTCGAGGTAAATTTCGACTACGACGTCAACGGCATAGTCAAGGTAACCGCGCAGGACCGCCGCACCGGAACGGCGAAGAGCATTACCATCAAAAGTTCCAAGAGCCGCTTGACCGAGGAAGACGTTCGGATGGCCAAGCGCGACGTGAGCAAGTACACGGGCTCGATGTTGTCCCAGCGCGACAAGAGCAAGCTCTTCTTTGAAGGCGAAGGCGCACTCGACAAGGGAATCAAGATACTCAAGCGCGCGCAGGCCGGCGACATCCGGATGTCCGAAGGCTCGATGTCCAAACTTGAAACCGCATGCAAAGAGCTGAAGGAATCCCTGCTTTCCGGAGACGAAGGAAAGGTCGAATCCGCCCTTGAAATCGTTACCGGGTTCATCTCCGAATATTCGTAACGGAGCCGGCTTATGAACGGCGAAAACCTGGCCAGTTGTCCGGTATGCGGGGGCGAAATAGCGGCAGGCGCGTCCGTCTGCCCGGACTGCACCGCGGACATCAACTCCTTCCGAAAGCTCATCGAAGATGCGCGCCGCTATCTTGACGCGGCAAGGCTGGCGCTGGCGCGCGGCGACAAAAACGAAGTCGAAAGGCTGTGCACCGACGCGCTCAAGCTTTGGGACGGATGCGCCGGCGAAGCGAAGGCGCTTCTTGCAAAAACGGCAATAGTCTCCGG
The sequence above is a segment of the bacterium genome. Coding sequences within it:
- the dnaK gene encoding molecular chaperone DnaK, whose protein sequence is MGNIVGIDLGTTNSLIATIWNGEPTLIPNERGSYITPSVVGFTETGELLVGEPAKNQLVANPERTVASIKRLMGSERRITIGDKDFSPQEISAVILKKLKLDAETFLGSQVEEAVITVPAYFTDAQRQATKDAGEIAGFKVERIINEPTAAALAYGFDKVEAKTILVYDLGGGTLDVSIIKLFEGAFKVLATAGINTLGGDDFDYRIVEYLIEQFKQKEKVDINTIPDLAQQRSIKQRLKEAAELAKIDLSSLLETNINLPFLYTGGVEPLHLNENLTRAKLEELTADLINRTTQPIESSMADAKLTVDDIDAVILVGGQTRMPAIQRLVKQVMGKDPLRDINPEECVATGAAIQAGIKRGHLQDLVVVDVAPFTLGIEVEGGRFSEIIPRNTSVPCNRKRIYVTTVDNQTEAHIHVLQGESPMAAENTSLGEFILTGITPAPKGESLVEVNFDYDVNGIVKVTAQDRRTGTAKSITIKSSKSRLTEEDVRMAKRDVSKYTGSMLSQRDKSKLFFEGEGALDKGIKILKRAQAGDIRMSEGSMSKLETACKELKESLLSGDEGKVESALEIVTGFISEYS